The DNA window CGGTCCGATCTCGATGCGTGGCTGGAGGACCGTGTATCCCGCCAGCACCCGCCCTCCGTCATCGAAGACCGGCCGGTTGAGCGGATGGGCGAGCGCGCCCGCGAGTTTCGCGACGGAGCCCGGGGAAAGCCGCGTGTCGGCGTCCGCGGTGACCACGAAACGCGTGCCGACCAGCCGCCGCACGGCGCCTGCGGTGACGGGAAAGGCGCTGCGATTGGCGGTCTCGAGGAAGGCGTTGAACTGTTCGATCTTGCCGCGCTTGCGCTCCCAGCCCATCCAGCAATTCTCGGCCCGGTTGTATTGCCGCGCGCGGTGAAGCAGGCAGAATCCGCCATGCCATTTGCGGTTGAGCGCGATGACGCCGCGGCGCAGGGCCCGCTCGATCTCCTCGTCGCCCGGCATGCGCTCCTGCGGGGCGTCGGTCGGATCGCTCAGAAGAACGAAGGCATCGGCTTCGGGATTGGCGAGGCGGTGGAGCTCGAGCCGGGCAATGATTTCCTGCGCCTCGGCGACGCTGCCGAGGATGACGGGGACCGCGACGATCGTGCGCGCTGACCGGTCTATCCCCTCGCGAAAGTCAAGCTTGGGCAATCGGCGCGGCGGCACAGTCGCGGTGACTAGCCAGTTGACGAAAGTGACCGCCAGCACCGTCGTCGGCAGGGCACAAAGCGCAAGGCCAAGCACCCATTGCACCGCGCTCGCCTGCTCGTAGGCGAGATAGGCCGCGGGCAGCAGCAGCCCGGCCAGCCCGCAAGCGAAAAGCAATCCGGCATAGACCAGCCCCGCCCGCGCGCGCATCGCCCGCGCCATCCTGCGGCCCAGCGAAAGGCTGATCCCGATCCGCCGCTCCATCGCCGCAAGGCCCGCGCCGCACAGCCAATGGCCGACATGCCGCCCGGGCAGGTCCTGCGTCTCGCGCGCCATCGCCAGCGCCGCCTCTGCAACCTCGACTTCGGCAAGCGCGGCGCGATCGGCGAGATCCTCGAGCGAATCGCGATAGGCATCGCGGGTCTCGAAATCGCAGGCCGCATAGGTTTCGGCCGGGTCCTCGCACAGGAGGCGGTCGACCGCGCTCGCATGGTCGAAGATGTCCTTCCAGTCGATGCTCGATATGGCGACGAGATTGGCGATCATCCGCGCGATGGATTCCTCCGCCGCCGCCGGCGGCGCGAAAGCACGGCAGCTGCGGCTGCATTCGAACGGCACCTTGACCGCCGGAAACGCCTCGCCGACCGCGCTGGCGAGCCGTTCGATGCAGGCGAGCCTCAGCATGGCCGGCAGCGCCCACAATTCCGCGATATCGAGCGGATGGTGCGACTGGTAGCCTTCGAGATAGGCAAGCAGCACCTCGCGCGACAATTGGTGCTTGCCGGCATGGAGCAGGCCGTGGGCCAGCATCAGGACGCGCGGCTCGCCCCCGGCAGGTCCGCCCTCGATCGGGCGCAGCCTCGCATAGAAGCCGCGCGGCAGATCCTCGCCGAGCTGCACGATCGCGCGCTTTACGATATAGCCGTTGTCGAGCAGCCATTCGGCCGCCGAGGATGCCGCCGGATGGGCTTCGCTCGCAGCGCCCAAGGCATCGGCGAGCCAGGCATCAAGGGAATCGAGCGAGCGCCAGGCCGGCACGCCGCGCGATTTCCGGCGCGTTGCCGCGAACCGCCAATCCTTTCCCGCCTCCCACCCCTGCGATGCGACCGGATCCGTAAACGGATCGGCGATCATGCGGCGGCAGGACGCCGGTTGAGTGGCCCTCTGCCCGAAACGGTCCCGTGCGCGCGTCCGGCCTGCCGGGCGGGGCCGGGCGAGGTTGCCGTCCGGCCAGGGACCATCATAATCGGCACCACCATGATCGGCACGGACGCGTGGTCGAGCAGATAGGCCGCCGTGCTGCCCAGAGCCATGTTCTCGCAGGTCTTGACCCCGTGCCCGCGGGCGGAAAGGATGACGAGACCCGGTTGCTCCTCCGCCATCAGCCGGTCGAGACCGGCGCGCGGATCGCCTTTCAGGCAGCGGCTGCGCGCCGCAATGCCCTCGGCTTCGAGGCGGTGCAGCGCATCCTCGAGAAATTCGCAGGCCGCCCGTTCATTGCGGCGATCGACGCGCCGCTGCAATTCGAGATCGCCCAGAGCGGGCGGCCCGAACTCCTCGATCCCGGCGGCGGGAATGACATGGGCAAGCAGCAGTTCGGCCGATGTCGCTGCCGCGATCGCGCGCGCCCGGGCAAGCGCCGCATCGGCGAATCTCGACCCGTCGAGAGGCACCATGATGCGCAGCCGCGCGGGGCGCTCGGCCCTGGCGGAAGCGGGGACCACCAGCAGGCTGCCTGCCCCGCTTTCGAGCAGGCTGGCCGACAGGTGGACATGGTCGCCCACGCTCGATTTCCCGATGACCGCGGTTGCCGGACCCGACATGGCGCACAATTCGGCAAGCCCCGCCTGCCATTGCCCCTCCTTGATGCCGATTCCGATTTCGCCCGGGAAATTCTCGATCGAGGCGGCCATCTCCTCGAGGAACCGGCGCGCCCGGCTCCGCCGCAGATGCCATTCGAGCGGATCGGGAAGGCCCCCAGCAGGCTGCTCGTCCGAGACCGCATGGAAAAGGATCAGCGGACGATCCGTCTCCCGCGCAAGAAAGGCGGCCAGTCGCGCCACACGCTGCGAATGCGGCGAAAGATCGAGGCAGGCGATGATCGCGGCGGCGTCGGGCCGGGACGGATCGAGCTCGGATCGGAGCGAGGGGAACAGGGAAAGGGTGGGCATGGCAGGGCACTCTCGGGCAAGATCGGCGGGTCTCGGATTGAGCCGATCTCAGGCCTTGCGCGAAATCCGCAAAGTTACGGGGAGAAGGTCTGCTAGCGGCCCTTGCCCTTCCGGCTTCGGACCGCGCTCGCCGGCCCTCACCCGCCGGTGCGAAGGGCGCCCGGACAGGCGCGAACGCTACACGCCCGGCGGCGGGGCAAGGCCGATCCACTGCATGCACATTGCCTGCGCTACCATCACCACCAGCCAGTGCAGCGCCGCCGAAAGCGTCCGTCGCGCTCCCATTTCGTAGGCCATGAACGTCACCCACAGCACCGGCACGACGAAACCGATCCAGATCACCACCGCGCTTCCCAGCGCCATCACCCATTCGCCCGCCTCGGGAGGAGCGAGAATGAGCGCCCCAGCGAGGATCGATGCGAGCCAGAACTCGGCCAGCGCGGCGCCTGCGAGCGTCTTCCAGCCCGGCAGCAGGATATCGGAGGCGCGCAGCCAGACGATCCCGATGACGAGGCCCACGGCGGTGGCGGCCGCGATCGGCAGGAGGTTGAGAATTACGTAGATCATGATGTGCCCCTTGCCCTTCCAACGCGCGCCGGGCCTTCCGGTGCCGGAAGCCGCGCGCTTGAGCGCAGATCGAGGATGGTTCAGACAGGTTGCACCATCGCAAGAACACCGGACCCGCCCCGCCATGCTCGACACGCCTCTCACCCTCCCCTGCGGCGCCATGCTGCCCAATCGCATCGCCAAGGCCGCCATGACCGAAGGTCTGGCGACGCCCGAGGGCGTGCCGACGGACGCGCTCGAGCGGCTTTATGGCCTGTGGGCGGATGGCGGGGCCGGGCTGCTGTTGACGGGCAACGTGATCGTTGACCGGGACCATCTCGAACGCCCCGGCAATGTCGTGATCGATCGCGAACCCGATGCCGCCATGGCCCTGGCGCTGGCGAATTGGGCGAAGGCCGGGACACGCGGGGGCAATCACCTGTGGGCGCAGATCAGCCATGGCGGCAGGCAGGTGCAGAAAAGCGTCAATCCCGCGCCCAAATCCGCCTCTGACGTGCAGCTCGCGCTTCCGGGCGGACAATTCGCCAAGCCCGTGCCGCTGACCCGCGAGGAGATCGCCGACCTCGTCCGGCGCTGGGCGATCGCGGCAAAGGCGTGCCGGGATGCGGGCTTCACCGGCGTCCAGGTGCACGCCGCGCATGGCTATCTCGTCTCGCAATTCCTCAGCCCCCGCTCGAACCTGCGCGAGGACGAATATGGCGGCAGCCTCGAAAACCGGGCGCGCTTCCTGCTGGAGATCGTGCGCGCGGTGCGCGAGGCCGTGGGTCCGGATTTTCCCGTCTCGGTGAAATTGAACAGCGCCGACTTCCAGAAGGGCGGGTTCGATTTCCACGACAGCCTCGCGGTCGTCGGATGGCTCGAGGAAGCGAGCGTCGACCTGATCGAGATATCGGGCGGGACCTACGAACAGCCCAAGCTGATGGGCATGGAAGGCATGGAGGCCGAGGAAAAGCAGGACGTCGCCCCCTCGACCGCCGCGCGCGAGGCCTATTTCGTCGATTTCGCCAAGGCGATGCAGGACAAGGTCGCGGTGCCGCTGATGGTCACGGGCGGTTTTCGCAGCCGCGCGGCTATGGTGCAGGCGCTCGAGATCGGGGCGGCCGACATTATCGGACTCGGGCGGCCGATGTGTCTGATGACCGATGCGCCGCGTCGATTGATGGAGGGGCTGGAGCAACTTCCCCGATACGAGGACGAACTCGACATGATCCCGGGCTGGCTCGGCTTTCTCAAGCGCCTTCAGGTGGTGAAGGCGGTCAACGGCTTTGCCGGGATGGCGTGGTTCTACCAGCAGCTCTGGCTGCTCGGGCACGAGGGCCGCACCGAGCGGGGCATCGCTGCGTTCAGGGCCTTCATGGCGCTCGAGAAGCGCAACCGCGAAATCCTCGCCGCGCGCGCGGGCTGATTGCTCGCCCCGCGAAGAAGGGCGGGCGCTAGCCGCGGCCGCGGTAGGGCGCGACCCCCTGATCGGGCAGCCACAATTCCTCCGGCGGCTTTCCGGTTTGCCAGAACACGTCGATCGGGATGCCTCCGCGCGGATACCAATAGCCACCGATGCGCAGCCAGCGCGGCTTCATTTCCTCGGCCAGGCGCTGTCCGATCCCGACCGTCACGTCCTCGTGGAAACCGTTGTGATTGCGGAAGGAGCCGAGGAACAGCTTGAGGCTCTTGGATTCGACGATGGTTTCGCCCGGTGCGTAATCGATCACGAGATGAGCGAAATCGGGCTGGCTCGTGACCGGGCAGAGCGAGGTGAACTCGGGCGCGGCAAAGCGCACCAGATAGAGCGTGCCGGGCCGCGGATTGGGCACGTAATCGAGCTGCGCCTCTTCGGGCGAAGCGGGCAGCGGGGTGTCCTTGCCGAGAAATGCGGGGCCGGATTGTGTGGTTTCCATGCCGCGCTGTTGCCGCGAAAGACGGGACGGCGCAAGCCGGGAGGTAGCTTGCGCCCGGCTGCGCCTTATGGTTTGCTGTCTCCGGAATCGGCGCAACTAGCGCTGGCGTCCGGATAGCCGGCTTACGGATCGACCCCATGCGCCCCGCCGAAAGACAGTCCTTGCCCGATCGGCCCGCCGACCGCTTGCCGGCCCGTATCGCCCTTTGCCCGCCCCGGCGCGGTGGCGGAACCAGTTGCGGCGAAGTCCGGTCGGCGACGCTATCGACGCTGGCGATCGCGCTCTGCCTCGCGCTTGCCGGACAGGCGCAGGCCCGCCAATCGCCCGGCACCTTCACGCTGCCCGAACCCAGCACCAGCCCCAGCCCCAGCCCCAGCCCCAACCCCAGCCCCAGCACCAGAACCGCACCGCAGGGCCCGGTCGATATCCGTGAAGGCGTCGTCATCGGCCCCCGCGTATTCGAGGAGCAGGGGGCCGAACAGTCCCCCGAGCAGAGCCCCGCACCCGCCCGCCAGGCCCCGCCTTCGGAACCCGTCCCCGCTCCCGCGGCGAGCCCGTCGCCCGTCCCCTCCCCGATGCCCTCGCCCCCGCCCCCGCCCTCGCCCGCGCCCTCGGCCGCGCCCTCGGCCGCGCCTGCGCCTGCGCCTGCGCCGTCCCCGGCAGCGCGCGCGCAGGGACAGGCGCCCGTAGCCGAGGAAAACGTCGCGCAGCAGCCGCCCGACGATCCGGGCGAAAGGGAAACCCCGGCATCCGCTCTGCCGCCCTCCGCAGCGGAGCGGGAGCAGGACCTCGACATGCGCGTCCATCGGCCGGGCCTGCTCGACCTGCTGCGCGCCTATGAGGGCTGGCTGCTCGCGGCCCTCGCGCTGCTGGCGGCCCTTGCGGTACCGCTCTGGATCGCCGCGCGCCGCCGCGGCGGCGCGCCCACCCCCGCGCGGCCGGGCTATGCCACCGACGGCGACACCGAAAAAAACGCCCCTGTGCGGCAGGATGCGCCCGGTTCCGCTGCAGTCCCGCCGCGCATCGACGTGCGGCTCGACATGGTAGGCGCGACGCGTTCGATGATGCTTGTCTCGCTCGACCTGCGCCTGACCTTCTCCAACCGCTCCGAGCGCGCGGTGCGCGGTGTGTCGGTGTCCGCAAAGCTCGATTGCGCGAGGCCGGACAAGGCAGGCGGCGGCGCGGCGGGCACGGGCCAGCCGCTCGGCGAAATCGCCCGGATCGGCCCGCACCAGGGCGCGAGCCTGACCGGACGGGTGGAGATGCCGGTCGCCGAAATGCATCTCATCGAGCAGGGGGGCGGGCTGGTCTTCATCCCGCTCGTCCACGTGACTTTCGAAGGCGAAGACGTCCCCGCGACCCGGCGGAGTTTCGTGATCGGCACGCCCAGCGCGAACGGAACCGGGCGGCTTCACCCGCTCTCCATGGCCGCACCCCTGGGGGGAATCCACGGCCTCAGGGCGCAGCTCGTCCATATCCCCCGCGCCGCCGAAAGGAGGGCCTGAACGCACCTTCCCGCCCCGCTCACCCTTGGCGCAGGCGCGCGTCCGCGCTACCCGCTGGCCGATGGACGATTTTCCGAGCCTCGTTTCGACCGAATGGCTGGCCGCGCGGCTGGACGATGAGAGCATCGCCGTTCTCGACGCCTCGCGCCACCTGCCCGCCACCGGGCGCGACCCGCGCGCCGAATACGAGGCTGCGCACATACCGGGAGCGCGCTTCCTCGACCTGGCGAGCCTGACCGACCCCGCCTCGCCGGTTCCCGCCGCATTGCCGACCGGCGAGCAGGTCGCAGCCCGGCTTGCGTCCCTGGGGGTCGCAGCGGAGGCGGCCATCATCGTGTATGACGACAGCGCCGTGAAAACCTCGGCGCGGGCGTGGTTTGCGCTGACCGAGGCAGGGCGCGGGGCGGTTGCGATCCTCGATGGCGGCCTCGGCAAGTGGCGGGCCGAGGGTCGCCCGCTCGAAAGCGGCCCGGGCGTCGTCCAGCGCGCCGAACCGGCAGTGCTCCACGCCGCGCGGAGGGTGCGCAGCAAGGCCGACATGCTCGCCAATCTGGACAATGCGGCCGAACAGGTGCTCGACGCACGCGGGGCCGACCGCGTCTTCGGCACGGGCGAGGACCCGGTCCATGGCGGCGCGAACGGGCGCATCCCGGGTTCCAGGAACCTGCCCTATGGCGAATTGTTCGCCGAAGACGGCACCTTCAGGTCGCCCGAAGACCTGCGCGCGGCTTTCGAGACGGCCGGCATCGACCTTTCCCGCCCCGTCGTCACCACCTGCGGAAGCGGCGTGACGGCGAGCGTACTGCTTTTCGCGCTCCACCTGATCGGCAAGCACGACACCGCGCTCTATGACGGGAGCTGGATGGAATGGGGCGCCGATCCCGCGACGCCCAAGGCGCAGGGGCGGGAGGCATGAGCGGCGGCGACGAACCCGAGGGCCTTGGCGAGAGCACCCGCCTCACCCGCGCGGGCCGACGGCCCGAATGGACCGGGCGCGTCGTCAACACGCCGGTCTGGCGCGGCTCGACCCACCTTTATGCCAGCGATGCCGAGCGACGGCGCGCGGGCGGCCGGGACCATGACGGACAGTTCTTCTACGGGCGCCGCGGCGCACCGACCCAGTGGTCGCTTGCCGAGGCGCTGACCAAGATCGAACCGGGTGCGGCGGGCACCGTGCTCTATCCGAGCGGGGTCGCCGCGATCGCGGGCTGTCTGCTCGCAGTGCTGTCTCCCGGCGATCGCCTTCTGATGAGCGACAATGCCTATGATCCCAGCCGCAGCATGGCGACCGGCCTGCTGGCGCGGATGGGGGTGGAGACGCGCTTTTTCGACCCGCTTGACCTTGCCGCCTATGCCGCGCTGGTCGGGGAATTCCGCCCCCAGGCGGTCTGGCTCGAAAGCCCGGGCAGCCTGACGATGGAGGTCTGCGACGTGCCCGAACTGGCGGCGGTAGCGCGCAAGCACGAAGCGGTCAGCATCATCGACAACACCTGGGCAAGCCCGCTCGGCTTTGCAGCGCTCGAACATGGCTGCGACATCGCGATGATGAGCCTGTCGAAACATGTCGGCGGCCATTCGGACGTGATGATGGGGTCGGCCAGCGCGGGCGATGCGTTCTATGCGAAACTGCGCCGCACCGCCCAGGAACTGGGCCAGGTGGTCTCCCCCGACGATGCCGCCCTCGCCGCGCGTGGCCTCAGGACGATGAAGGTGCGGCTCGAGGCCTCGACGAAAAGCGCCGCGCGCATTGCCGAATGGCTCGCCGACCAGCCGCAGGTCGAACGGGTGCTCTGTCCCCTCCTGCCGGACGATCCGGGCCATGCGCTTTACCGGCGCGATTTCACCGGCGGCTGCGGGCTGTTCAGCTTCATCCTGGCGAGCGATGACATGAAGGCAGCGGGCCGCGTGGTGGACGCGCTCAGCCTGTTCGGGATCGGCTACAGCTGGGGCGGCTACGAAAGCCTCGCCCTGCCGATCACGCCGCATGTCCACCGCACTGTCATGCCCTCGCCCACTCAGGCGCCCGGGAGCGGGGGTGGAACCCGGCCTGCCATTCGCCTATCGATCGGGCTCGAAGACAGCGAGGACCTCATCGCGGATCTCGCGAGAGGCCTTGCGCAGCTGGACACCGAATGACCGCCACGACGCCGCCCGCTCCCGCCGAAACGGCCGCCTCCCCGGATGCCGCCGCGACCGGCGCACCCGCCGAAGGGGCCGCGCAGCCGCCCTCTCCCGGGCAGGTCTGGACTCTCGCCGAAGATGCCCCGGATGAACAGATCATCGGCGTTGCCAGCGGCGCGAAGGAAGGCATAGCCAAGCAGAGCGAAACCGTCGGAGCCGTGGTCGAGGGCCTCGACAGCTGGGCCTTCGTGATCGGGTCGGTACGGATCTCGGCTTTCGACATCCTGTTCGTGGTGGCGACGATCCTGCTTGTTCTGGGCGCGGCGTGGTTCGGCACGCGGCTCGTACGCAAGGGCCTGCGCGGGATGAGCCGCCTTGACGGGGCGCAGGCGCTGCTGGCGGAGAAGATCGCGACCATCGTCATCTGGACCGCGGCCTTCTTCATCGGGGTGGACCTGCTCGGCATAGACCTGACCGCGCTCGCCTTCTTCGGCGGCGCCTTCGGCCTCGCCATCGGTTTCGGCCTCCAGAAGACCTTCGGCAACCTCATCTCGGGGATCATCCTGCTGCTCGACAAGTCGATCAAGCCGGGCGACGTCATCTCGGTCCACGATTCCTCGGGTGCGGAAAGCTTCGGCCAGATCCGCAAGATCGGCATTCGCGCGATATCGGTCATCACGCGCGACCGGACCGAATATCTCATCCCCAACGAAACGCTCATGATCAACCAGGTCGTCAACTGGTCCTATTCCTCGCGCGATGTGCGGGTGAAGGCGCCGGTGGGCGTGTCCTACAATTCCGACATCGAGCTGGTGACCAAGTTGCTCTATCAGGCCGCCGAGGACACCGAACGCGTGCTCAAGACGCCGAGGCCGCGCGTCAACATCATGGAATTCGGCGATTCCTCGGTCAATTTCGAGCTGCGCTTCTGGATCCAGGATCCGGAGGAGGGGATGGCCAACATCCGCTCCGACATCTACCGGCGCATCTGGCACCTGTTCAAGGAGAACGATGTCGAGATCCCGTTCCCGCAGCGCGACCTCAATGTGCGCAGTTCCGAACAGTTCGACCGGCTGATCGCGGCGCTGGAAGGGGACCCGAAGAAGGCCGAGTGAGGCGGGCGCACAAGTTTCGCTTGCGCGGCGCAAATTCATTCTCGCTGGCAGCGCCGGGCGGTTTCGCCCATTTCGCTTCCCATGCAAGCGACACCCACTCCGCAGGCGCTCGTGCCGGGCACGGTTTTCCTTGTCGGCGCGGGTCCGGGCGATCCGGACCTCCTGACCCTGCGCGCCGCGCGGCTGATCGAGCGCGCAGCCACTATCGTCCATGACGGCCTCGTCAGCGACGAAATCCTCGCCC is part of the Erythrobacter litoralis genome and encodes:
- a CDS encoding NADH:flavin oxidoreductase/NADH oxidase family protein codes for the protein MLDTPLTLPCGAMLPNRIAKAAMTEGLATPEGVPTDALERLYGLWADGGAGLLLTGNVIVDRDHLERPGNVVIDREPDAAMALALANWAKAGTRGGNHLWAQISHGGRQVQKSVNPAPKSASDVQLALPGGQFAKPVPLTREEIADLVRRWAIAAKACRDAGFTGVQVHAAHGYLVSQFLSPRSNLREDEYGGSLENRARFLLEIVRAVREAVGPDFPVSVKLNSADFQKGGFDFHDSLAVVGWLEEASVDLIEISGGTYEQPKLMGMEGMEAEEKQDVAPSTAAREAYFVDFAKAMQDKVAVPLMVTGGFRSRAAMVQALEIGAADIIGLGRPMCLMTDAPRRLMEGLEQLPRYEDELDMIPGWLGFLKRLQVVKAVNGFAGMAWFYQQLWLLGHEGRTERGIAAFRAFMALEKRNREILAARAG
- a CDS encoding universal stress protein encodes the protein MPTLSLFPSLRSELDPSRPDAAAIIACLDLSPHSQRVARLAAFLARETDRPLILFHAVSDEQPAGGLPDPLEWHLRRSRARRFLEEMAASIENFPGEIGIGIKEGQWQAGLAELCAMSGPATAVIGKSSVGDHVHLSASLLESGAGSLLVVPASARAERPARLRIMVPLDGSRFADAALARARAIAAATSAELLLAHVIPAAGIEEFGPPALGDLELQRRVDRRNERAACEFLEDALHRLEAEGIAARSRCLKGDPRAGLDRLMAEEQPGLVILSARGHGVKTCENMALGSTAAYLLDHASVPIMVVPIMMVPGRTATSPGPARQAGRAHGTVSGRGPLNRRPAAA
- the metC gene encoding cystathionine beta-lyase yields the protein MSGGDEPEGLGESTRLTRAGRRPEWTGRVVNTPVWRGSTHLYASDAERRRAGGRDHDGQFFYGRRGAPTQWSLAEALTKIEPGAAGTVLYPSGVAAIAGCLLAVLSPGDRLLMSDNAYDPSRSMATGLLARMGVETRFFDPLDLAAYAALVGEFRPQAVWLESPGSLTMEVCDVPELAAVARKHEAVSIIDNTWASPLGFAALEHGCDIAMMSLSKHVGGHSDVMMGSASAGDAFYAKLRRTAQELGQVVSPDDAALAARGLRTMKVRLEASTKSAARIAEWLADQPQVERVLCPLLPDDPGHALYRRDFTGGCGLFSFILASDDMKAAGRVVDALSLFGIGYSWGGYESLALPITPHVHRTVMPSPTQAPGSGGGTRPAIRLSIGLEDSEDLIADLARGLAQLDTE
- a CDS encoding mechanosensitive ion channel family protein; translation: MTATTPPAPAETAASPDAAATGAPAEGAAQPPSPGQVWTLAEDAPDEQIIGVASGAKEGIAKQSETVGAVVEGLDSWAFVIGSVRISAFDILFVVATILLVLGAAWFGTRLVRKGLRGMSRLDGAQALLAEKIATIVIWTAAFFIGVDLLGIDLTALAFFGGAFGLAIGFGLQKTFGNLISGIILLLDKSIKPGDVISVHDSSGAESFGQIRKIGIRAISVITRDRTEYLIPNETLMINQVVNWSYSSRDVRVKAPVGVSYNSDIELVTKLLYQAAEDTERVLKTPRPRVNIMEFGDSSVNFELRFWIQDPEEGMANIRSDIYRRIWHLFKENDVEIPFPQRDLNVRSSEQFDRLIAALEGDPKKAE
- a CDS encoding sulfurtransferase codes for the protein MDDFPSLVSTEWLAARLDDESIAVLDASRHLPATGRDPRAEYEAAHIPGARFLDLASLTDPASPVPAALPTGEQVAARLASLGVAAEAAIIVYDDSAVKTSARAWFALTEAGRGAVAILDGGLGKWRAEGRPLESGPGVVQRAEPAVLHAARRVRSKADMLANLDNAAEQVLDARGADRVFGTGEDPVHGGANGRIPGSRNLPYGELFAEDGTFRSPEDLRAAFETAGIDLSRPVVTTCGSGVTASVLLFALHLIGKHDTALYDGSWMEWGADPATPKAQGREA
- the queF gene encoding preQ(1) synthase, with the translated sequence METTQSGPAFLGKDTPLPASPEEAQLDYVPNPRPGTLYLVRFAAPEFTSLCPVTSQPDFAHLVIDYAPGETIVESKSLKLFLGSFRNHNGFHEDVTVGIGQRLAEEMKPRWLRIGGYWYPRGGIPIDVFWQTGKPPEELWLPDQGVAPYRGRG